Proteins encoded within one genomic window of Halocatena marina:
- a CDS encoding RidA family protein, with amino-acid sequence MRRRTVSSGTAWESKVGYSRAVRAGNIIHVAGTTATDENGDPIDGGPYEQTEQALATIASTLEAVGAGIEDVTRTRLFVTDIDDWEAIGRAHEAVFGDVRPAASMVEVDRLIDPALCVEIEADAVVDA; translated from the coding sequence ATGCGACGACGAACCGTTTCGAGTGGTACGGCGTGGGAATCGAAGGTTGGTTACTCGCGTGCTGTCCGTGCTGGGAATATCATCCACGTCGCAGGAACGACCGCAACGGACGAGAACGGAGACCCAATCGATGGGGGACCGTACGAACAGACCGAGCAGGCACTTGCGACCATTGCGAGCACGCTCGAAGCGGTTGGTGCGGGAATCGAGGACGTAACCCGAACGCGACTGTTCGTCACCGACATCGACGACTGGGAAGCCATCGGTCGCGCACACGAAGCGGTGTTCGGCGACGTTCGACCAGCGGCCTCGATGGTCGAAGTCGATCGCCTCATCGATCCAGCGTTGTGCGTTGAGATCGAAGCGGATGCGGTCGTCGACGCATAA
- a CDS encoding aldo/keto reductase, which produces MQYRTLGDSGIEVSEVGFGAWVVGTDWWGDRTEEQAIEMVQHAVDRGITFFDTGDVYGHGNSEELVGRALDEVRDEITLGTKVGYDFYNNPQAGHGELPKELSPEYLRTAVERSLDRLGVEYVDLLQLHNANVDEVTPDVLETIDELREEGRIGAVGWALGPSIGWLADGDSAIENEFDAIQTVFNVFEQVPGQHFIDTIREHDAATSIVARVPHSSGLLNEQVTPDIELDSDDHRAYRPDEWYETGWEKVESLRFLERDGERTMGQAAIQWLLSHDEVAAVTPTFRTTDDIDEWATAPDTPPLSPEEEERVQGLTETNFGVTDDDGMHSLRSSVGGADLEGTGKHYAGS; this is translated from the coding sequence ATGCAGTATCGAACGCTCGGTGACAGCGGTATCGAGGTCAGTGAAGTCGGCTTCGGGGCGTGGGTCGTCGGCACCGACTGGTGGGGTGACCGGACTGAGGAACAAGCGATTGAGATGGTCCAGCACGCCGTTGATCGCGGTATTACGTTCTTTGACACTGGTGACGTCTACGGTCACGGGAATAGCGAGGAACTCGTGGGGCGTGCGCTCGATGAGGTCCGCGATGAGATCACGCTCGGAACGAAAGTCGGCTACGATTTCTACAACAACCCGCAGGCCGGTCACGGCGAACTCCCAAAAGAGCTTTCGCCCGAGTATCTCCGTACTGCCGTCGAACGATCGCTCGATCGTCTCGGTGTCGAGTACGTCGATCTCCTCCAACTGCACAACGCGAACGTCGATGAAGTCACGCCCGACGTGCTCGAAACGATCGATGAACTCCGCGAAGAGGGTCGAATCGGGGCCGTCGGCTGGGCGCTCGGGCCGTCTATCGGATGGCTCGCAGACGGTGATAGCGCCATCGAGAACGAGTTCGACGCGATCCAGACCGTCTTCAACGTTTTCGAGCAGGTGCCTGGACAGCACTTCATCGATACGATCCGAGAACACGACGCTGCCACGAGCATTGTTGCTCGCGTTCCACACTCCTCGGGCCTTTTGAACGAGCAGGTCACACCGGATATCGAACTCGATTCAGACGACCACCGCGCGTACCGGCCCGACGAATGGTACGAAACCGGCTGGGAGAAAGTCGAATCGCTGCGATTCCTCGAACGCGATGGCGAGCGCACGATGGGCCAAGCAGCCATTCAGTGGCTTCTCAGCCACGATGAGGTGGCAGCTGTTACGCCGACGTTCCGTACGACAGACGACATCGACGAGTGGGCAACAGCCCCGGATACTCCGCCACTCAGCCCCGAGGAAGAAGAACGCGTTCAGGGACTCACCGAGACGAATTTCGGCGTTACGGACGATGATGGCATGCACAGCCTTCGTTCGTCGGTTGGCGGTGCGGATCTCGAGGGCACTGGAAAACACTACGCTGGAAGCTAA
- a CDS encoding PQQ-dependent sugar dehydrogenase, giving the protein MKRRTYLGRVAVGVGICGGLSGCMEDRAGDETQTPDAGQSEATATQNGSITESTSNGSQSIAVETVVENLEVPWGAAYRGGTLYLTERPGRVVRVVDGASEVVADFTGSTQTGGEGGLLGLVFHPNDSAIAFTYQTYDDGSGRQNRIVRHNVANGWTREPLLDGIPGGTIHDGGRLFIHNGSLFATTGDASESEDAQDTSVLNGKVLRLTLDGRPHPDNPFGNAVFTYGHRNPEGLATRDGALYAIEHGPSSDDEVNRLEKGGNYGWPEVTGPSDNPEFVDPVQTYEDIIAPGGGVFYAGPIEQWQGDLFIGTLAGEHLRRVRIRNGTVTEDEPLYDEYGRLRTTFVGPDNHLYATTSNRDGRGTPESGDDKVLRFRPA; this is encoded by the coding sequence ATGAAGCGACGGACCTATCTCGGGCGTGTGGCGGTCGGTGTGGGTATTTGTGGTGGACTATCTGGGTGTATGGAAGACCGCGCTGGCGATGAAACCCAAACACCTGACGCTGGCCAGTCCGAAGCAACGGCGACACAGAACGGCTCGATTACTGAATCAACGTCCAACGGATCACAGTCCATCGCGGTCGAGACTGTCGTCGAGAATCTCGAAGTTCCGTGGGGGGCCGCGTACCGGGGTGGGACGCTCTATCTGACCGAGCGACCGGGACGAGTCGTGCGCGTTGTCGATGGAGCGAGCGAGGTTGTTGCTGACTTCACCGGAAGCACGCAGACTGGTGGCGAAGGGGGACTCCTCGGACTCGTTTTTCATCCCAACGATTCCGCCATTGCCTTCACGTATCAGACCTACGACGACGGGAGCGGCCGACAGAACCGTATCGTTCGTCACAACGTTGCGAACGGCTGGACGCGCGAGCCTCTTCTCGACGGGATTCCAGGAGGAACGATTCACGACGGGGGCCGCCTGTTCATTCACAACGGATCACTTTTTGCCACGACCGGTGATGCAAGCGAGTCAGAAGACGCACAGGATACGAGCGTGTTAAACGGCAAGGTGCTCCGGCTAACCCTCGATGGACGTCCACATCCGGACAACCCGTTTGGGAACGCTGTTTTCACGTACGGTCACCGGAATCCGGAGGGTCTTGCCACCCGTGATGGAGCGCTGTACGCGATTGAACACGGTCCGAGCAGTGATGACGAGGTCAATCGACTAGAAAAGGGAGGAAACTACGGCTGGCCCGAGGTAACCGGCCCGAGCGACAATCCCGAGTTTGTGGACCCAGTCCAGACGTACGAGGATATCATCGCGCCCGGTGGTGGCGTGTTCTACGCCGGTCCCATCGAACAGTGGCAGGGCGATCTCTTCATCGGGACGCTCGCCGGGGAGCATCTCCGGCGCGTGCGGATACGCAACGGAACTGTCACCGAAGACGAGCCGCTGTACGATGAGTATGGTCGTCTGCGCACGACGTTCGTCGGACCCGATAACCATCTCTACGCGACGACGAGTAACCGCGACGGCCGCGGCACGCCGGAATCAGGAGACGATAAAGTCCTCCGGTTCCGCCCAGCATGA
- a CDS encoding acyltransferase — protein MTKRHVSLPTGAESGLRAFISEVDERLSGPEETCDVVEDVLIDLYGDRQAYERWQSGESVSAATRVRLQGYDPCNSTLESEYYAEKDEEKFERSKHLQWLWRQFDATPMADNIEFALRFRQMLANHLFEDAGDNLRIFKGVTFSYGHNISVGDSTVIHDDVHLDDRGKLTIGDRVSISDDAHIYSHDHDVTDQTDVTNFHTIIEDDARVTYDSMIRAGVKIGENSIVAAKSVAQRDVPAHHIAAGTPAKSIAVKPDWEDVAKPVGEGADNREDRMIPYELPDDLDPFDEFERERSADEQ, from the coding sequence ATGACGAAACGTCACGTGTCGCTTCCCACGGGTGCAGAGAGTGGGTTGCGCGCGTTTATCAGCGAAGTTGATGAGCGCTTATCAGGTCCGGAGGAAACCTGTGATGTCGTCGAAGACGTTCTCATCGACTTGTACGGGGACCGTCAAGCCTACGAACGGTGGCAGTCTGGAGAGTCAGTTTCGGCCGCGACTCGGGTTCGATTACAGGGCTACGATCCGTGTAACTCGACGCTGGAGAGCGAATACTACGCGGAAAAAGATGAAGAGAAATTTGAGCGATCGAAACACCTCCAGTGGCTCTGGCGGCAGTTCGACGCGACCCCGATGGCCGACAACATCGAATTTGCGCTGCGTTTCCGGCAGATGCTTGCAAACCATCTCTTCGAGGATGCTGGGGACAATCTCCGCATTTTCAAAGGGGTGACGTTCTCCTATGGACACAATATCTCCGTCGGTGATAGCACCGTCATTCACGACGACGTTCACCTCGACGATCGCGGCAAGCTCACCATCGGCGACCGCGTGAGTATCTCGGATGACGCTCACATCTACTCGCACGATCACGACGTTACCGACCAGACTGATGTCACAAATTTCCACACGATCATCGAGGACGACGCCCGTGTCACCTATGACTCGATGATCCGTGCAGGCGTAAAGATCGGTGAAAACAGTATCGTTGCAGCGAAGAGCGTCGCACAGCGCGACGTGCCTGCACATCACATCGCAGCAGGGACGCCTGCAAAGAGCATTGCAGTGAAACCCGACTGGGAAGATGTCGCAAAGCCGGTCGGAGAAGGGGCCGACAACCGCGAAGATCGGATGATTCCTTACGAGCTACCAGACGACCTTGATCCATTCGACGAGTTCGAACGCGAGCGTTCAGCCGACGAACAGTAG
- a CDS encoding ABC transporter permease subunit has product MTTIDVLRHDLTVVRRTIAGKLLLALSLGAMFGGIIAGHVLSNGPLTADFLALSLWLIVGTVVPFGALLTTAVTIAADRDSGRLRLLFGTPLTKTDVYVGTLASRVVTVSASVVVGFVLVGLIVLLLPADVSPSSLFGLAAFTLLLCVAYTSVGIAVSAVSSTRLRAVGVALGFYVWAALWPHIVSTIAESEGPPYGELTTLERIAHFVGTLSPFGAYSQIVTPPRAIYAESVSGPLLAPPMMSLILIVWAVVPVSVGYWWFSRVDL; this is encoded by the coding sequence ATGACGACCATCGATGTTTTGCGTCACGATCTCACCGTGGTTCGACGGACGATCGCCGGCAAACTCCTGCTTGCCCTATCGCTCGGCGCGATGTTCGGTGGCATCATCGCCGGACACGTGCTGTCGAACGGGCCACTGACCGCTGACTTTCTTGCATTATCGCTATGGCTCATTGTCGGGACAGTAGTCCCGTTCGGTGCGTTGCTGACCACCGCAGTGACGATCGCCGCCGACCGCGACTCCGGTCGTCTCAGGCTTCTGTTTGGAACGCCGCTGACGAAAACAGACGTCTACGTGGGGACACTCGCCTCCCGTGTCGTCACCGTCTCTGCGTCGGTCGTCGTTGGATTCGTGCTGGTTGGTTTGATCGTGTTGTTGCTCCCTGCCGATGTGAGTCCGAGCTCGCTGTTTGGCCTCGCCGCGTTCACACTCCTGCTCTGTGTGGCGTACACCTCAGTTGGCATCGCTGTATCGGCCGTCTCCTCGACCCGATTGCGGGCAGTTGGGGTGGCTCTCGGCTTCTACGTCTGGGCGGCTCTCTGGCCGCACATTGTCAGTACGATCGCTGAGTCAGAAGGACCGCCGTACGGAGAACTAACGACTCTTGAGCGGATCGCTCACTTCGTCGGGACACTGAGTCCGTTCGGTGCGTACAGTCAGATCGTCACCCCGCCTCGGGCGATCTACGCCGAATCCGTCTCTGGGCCACTCCTTGCACCCCCGATGATGTCGCTGATTCTCATCGTGTGGGCAGTCGTTCCAGTCTCTGTTGGATATTGGTGGTTTTCCCGGGTTGACCTGTGA
- a CDS encoding ABC transporter ATP-binding protein: MSTQNAIEMVALTKRFGSVTAVDGVDLAVRSGSVFGLLGPNGAGKSTMIDLVLGLKTPTEGQVSVFGTNMTSDPRPARHRIGVLPEQYDVYDGMSGREHIRTFLRLKDADDDPERLCDAVGLSGKACDRPAGDYSKGMQQRLVLATALAGDPDLLILDEPTSGLDPEGIALVRECIRDRAADGTTIFFSSHRLAEVEAVCDRVGIVNDGRLVSIDDVDALADRSSGSERLRLFVDDAPAAKLLERVRSVDDVRNVTEDGHTLSLDCTAPAAKADVIELVNHTCSVRDFELDGTDLETVFDATVEHDRSSDDMTGDATEAVE; encoded by the coding sequence GTGAGTACACAGAACGCTATTGAGATGGTGGCCTTGACAAAGCGGTTTGGCTCGGTGACTGCCGTTGATGGGGTCGACCTCGCTGTCCGGTCTGGATCGGTGTTCGGACTCCTCGGCCCGAATGGTGCCGGCAAATCGACGATGATTGATCTCGTCCTCGGGTTAAAGACGCCGACTGAGGGTCAGGTATCCGTCTTCGGGACGAACATGACGAGCGATCCGCGGCCAGCCCGCCACCGGATCGGCGTCCTGCCGGAACAGTACGACGTGTACGATGGGATGAGCGGGCGAGAGCATATCCGTACGTTCCTGCGATTGAAGGACGCTGACGATGATCCAGAGCGACTCTGCGATGCAGTGGGTCTCAGTGGAAAAGCGTGTGACAGACCTGCCGGCGACTACTCGAAGGGGATGCAACAACGGCTCGTGCTGGCGACGGCACTCGCTGGTGATCCTGATCTCCTGATCCTCGATGAGCCGACATCAGGATTAGATCCGGAGGGAATTGCGCTCGTTCGAGAGTGTATCCGCGACCGTGCCGCCGATGGCACAACGATCTTTTTCTCTAGCCACCGGCTCGCTGAGGTCGAGGCAGTCTGTGATCGCGTTGGAATCGTCAACGACGGTCGTCTCGTTTCAATCGATGATGTCGATGCGCTCGCCGACCGGTCCAGTGGCTCGGAACGGCTTCGATTGTTCGTCGATGATGCACCGGCTGCGAAGCTCCTCGAACGAGTGCGATCAGTCGATGACGTCAGGAACGTCACCGAGGACGGTCATACATTGTCGCTGGACTGCACCGCTCCGGCGGCGAAAGCCGACGTGATTGAGCTCGTCAACCACACTTGCTCAGTCCGTGACTTCGAACTCGATGGGACGGACTTAGAGACCGTGTTTGATGCAACAGTCGAACACGATCGATCAAGCGACGATATGACGGGCGACGCCACGGAGGCTGTCGAATGA